In Helianthus annuus cultivar XRQ/B chromosome 9, HanXRQr2.0-SUNRISE, whole genome shotgun sequence, the following are encoded in one genomic region:
- the LOC110875736 gene encoding glycine-rich protein 5-like, with the protein MGYKLLLILMVGFIICTTNIVGGRNLSEDEKKTISKHDGGIGGRVGFGGGDGIGSGYGGGGGGGGDELGDGNNCGGGSGDIGGSPGSGGGGGRGGGN; encoded by the coding sequence ATGGGTTATAAGCTTTTACTTATTTTAATGGTTGGCTTTATAATTTGCACCACTAACATAGTTGGTGGTAGAAATCTTTCTGAAGATGAAAAGAAGACAATTAGTAAGCATGATGGGGGTATAGGTGGCCGAGTAGGATTTGGAGGTGGTGATGGAATAGGAAGTGGTTATGGTGGTGGCGGAGGCGGTGGTGGAGATGAATTGGGTGATGGAAACAATTGTGGAGGAGGCAGTGGAGACATTGGAGGAAGCCCTGGTAGTGGTGGAGGAGGAGGTCGTGGTGGTGGAAACTAG